A section of the Sander vitreus isolate 19-12246 chromosome 19, sanVit1, whole genome shotgun sequence genome encodes:
- the LOC144534302 gene encoding uncharacterized protein LOC144534302 produces the protein MKLWPDKSSGCNCAPFIEEKWKSGRGSEEDQLTTGRYASAKISSKPSLKRTMSLSTFHLMQTLKNSPAALRRRFRRDRTESLSHGDPLFKVHYLGTEKIFSLDREQAQDAISRLLEGIANGKKLSKDHALVVRPRYVEVKELSTGRQLTKTYLQDIAYCAADANRPNVFLYICKHQGQQLQCRVFWCSRAERALDMTACLAHSFQRALSDLQDGSTTLQPGEVKGKCGEESPKSAAISKSSTLPSSLGKVRWKKRGSVSHSPLRAITRRGSASDSWN, from the exons ATGAAACTGTGGCCAG ataaaAGCAGTGGATGCAACTGTGCTCCATTTATAGAAGAAAAGTGGAAGAGTGGGAGAGGCTCTGAAGAGGACCAGCTGACTACCGGCAGATACGCCTCAGCTAAAATTTCCTCCAAACCCAGCCTGAAACGTACCATGTCTCTCAGCACATTTCACCTCATGCAGACTCTTAAGAACTCTCCGGCTGCGTTACGTCGCCGCTTTCGCCGCGACCGCACAGAATCATTATCCCACGGCGACCCTCTTTTTAAGGTCCACTACCTGGGCACAGAGAAAATCTTCTCTCTGGATCGAGAGCAGGCCCAGGACGCTATTAGCCGCTTGCTGGAAGGTATTGCAAATGGGAAAAAGCTGAGCAAAGACCACGCCCTGGTGGTGCGCCCAAGGTACGTCGAGGTCAAGGAACTGAGTACAGGTCGGCAGCTAACTAAGACGTACCTGCAGGACATTGCGTACTGTGCCGCGGATGCCAACCGGCCCAATGTCTTTTTGTACATCTGCAAACATCAGGGGCAGCAGCTGCAGTGTCGAGTGTTCTGGTGCAGCCGTGCAGAGCGGGCACTAGACATGACAGCTTGTCTGGCACATTCTTTCCAGCGGGCGCTGAGCGACTTGCAGGATGGCTCAACCACGCTGCAGCCAGGAGAGGTGAAGGGGAAATGCGGAGAGGAGTCGCCCAAATCTGCCGCCATCTCAAAGAGCTCTACGCTGCCATCCAGTCTGGGAAAAG ttcGCTGGAAGAAGAGGGGCTCTGTGTCCCACAGCCCTCTCAGAGCCATCACGAGAAGAGGATCTGCCTCTGACAGCTGGAACTGA
- the LOC144534301 gene encoding uncharacterized protein LOC144534301, translated as MSSGSKREREQRRKLQRFLSDLALLGSLQGFKYFQPWLRGKEELLLTVVNEDLGWRSPGFVVSRASSHSSTSSCNSSDVSPSSSSPSLDSRSSSPLPREPPGPQDPPLHTHTKTQPQAVRDPSSEEHLLPASPSEREIAVPEVNCTLFLLAGYVKYGRPYAWIRSNHERLVNIGGTDSMVKDTPMKLKSIADWQTGGIRVWDVISELVCLCTVPSPSNPFALDMRYIKSLPLPDRFLVTGALLNFLEMYVVYRNRDELNYDKVVEEVKPLRRLHVQSLLELQRHRESLGLAGSPTVQDSSGEE; from the exons ATGAGCAGCGGCAGT AAACGAGAgagggagcagaggaggaaATTGCAGCGATTTCTAAGTGACCTGGCCTTACTTGGATCATTACAG GGTTTTAAATACTTCCAGCCTTGGCTAAGAGGGAAAGAGGAGTTGCTGTTGACAGTCGTTAATGAGGATCTG GGTTGGCGTTCCCCAGGGTTTGTGGTCTCCAGAGCCTCCTCCCACTCCTCCACCAGCAGCTGTAACAGCAGCGACGTCTCCCCCAGCAGTAGCTCCCCCAGCCTGGACAGCCGGAGCAGCTCTCCCCTGCCCAGGGAGCCTCCAGGCCCACAAGACCCTccgttgcacacacacaccaagacacaGCCACAGGCTGTCAG GGACCCCAGCAGTGAGGAGCATCTCCTCCCAGCCTCTCCTAGTGAAAGAGAGATAGCCGTGCCT GAGGTGAATTGCACTCTGTTTTTACTGGCCGGCTACGTCAAGTACGGACGCCCCTACGCCTGGATACGATCTAATCACGAGCGCCTGGTCAACATCGGAGGCACCGATTCGATGGTTAAGGACACGCCCATGAAACTCAAGTCCATCGCAGACTGGCAGACGGGAG GGATCCGCGTGTGGGACGTCATCAGTGAGCTGGTGTGTCTGTGCACTGTTCCGTCTCCCTCCAACCCCTTCGCCCTGGACATGCGTTACATCAAAAGTCTTCCCCTCCCTGACCGCTTCCTCGTCACAGGCGCTCTCCTCAACTTTCTGGAGATGTACGTGGTTTACAGAAACCGGGACGAGTTGAACTATGACAAAG TGGTCGAGGAGGTAAAGCCTCTGAGGCGTCTTCACGTCCAGTCCCTGCTGGAATTACAGCGACACAGGGAGAGCTTGGGGTTGGCCGGTAGTCCCACAGTGCAGGACTCTTCTGGAGAGGAGTGA
- the man2b2 gene encoding epididymis-specific alpha-mannosidase — MSFLVVVVFFLYCCYSAEENKPIQTFVIPHSHMDVGWVYTIQESMHAYAANVYTTVTEELSKAADRRFIAVEQEFFRLWWDTVATDSHKKQVRQLVKEGRLEFIIGGQVMHDEAVTDLDDEILQMTEGHGFLYETFGVRPQFSWHVDPFGASATTPVLFALAGFNAHLISRIDYDLKDAMQKNKKLQFVWRGSPSLKEKQQIFTHTMDQFSYCTPSQLPFSNSSGFYWNGVAMFPDPPKNGVYPNMSLPVTKETVQAYAKTMVENIKQRAAWFRTNHVLWPWGCDKQFYNSSVQFNNMDPLMKYINQNSKEFGVTVQYATLSEYFQAIYQSDLVWELRGSEDFLPYSTEPHQAWTGFYASRNVLKGVARQASSQLQAAETLFTRYRISFPDGPVAKNWALDKLRALRWAVSEVQHHDGITGTESPTVADMYLQHLMQASMGVDELLAALFLLPHNLNIPSILGSRYHRKGVHQALEQHVIAYNPLAWNTTTIINVTVTFPTAAVFDDDGQPVPAQIQKSAHSNVTYDLFIMVELGGLQHRKYLIKFSEKLCSGRSKCGQTYKAKGVLFERRNIRDWLKTGRRLLPVLNECYKLMFDQDTNLLHSITNLQVKMTVRMTQDFWEYHTNGDVKAGPISDNYIFSANGSAVRAYKAVEMEIIPGKIVTEIRQHFYREESDKDYTYSITTRVPECFGSRLQCHRLEQTYSLGPLQLNTEVILRTSSSLKNNQTLYTDDNGYQMMQRTYRNFTNNTLARNYFPMVRAAYIEDDCSRLVLVSDRAHGVSSQANGQLEVMLHRRLWNNLPWNLGYNLTLNDSSVIKPTLWLMLGSISATSQLYQREAIKLQHRPVIMPIDQPQKPWQVEKPRERSPVRSVVLPPNLHLLSLSIPGWNYSSDHDVHLSHIHSGKDLHSEPDYDRVLLRIMHLFEEGEDPELSKPVTINLKDVLQGIGEVQVLEERSLTGTWNITSLQRWKWRTADTLETNNKRCWSCGDEAFTVTISPKEIRTFFIHFASRNF, encoded by the exons GAGAGCATGCACGCCTATGCAGCCAATGTGTACACCACTGTGACTGAGGAGCTGTCAAAGGCTGCAGACCGCAGGTTCATCGCTGTGGAGCAGGAATTCTTTCGACTGTGGTGGGATACTGTGGCCACAGACTCCCATAAGAAACAA GTACGACAGCTTGTAAAAGAGGGTCGACTTGAGTTCATCATCGGGGGCCAAGTGATGCACGACGAGGCTGTAACTGATCTAGACGATGAGATACTACAAATGACAG AGGGTCATGGTTTTCTCTACGAGACGTTCGGGGTGCGTCCTCAGTTTTCATGGCACGTGGATCCATTTGGAGCCTCTGCGACCACGCCAGTCCTCTTTGCCCTGGCTGGGTTCAACGCCCACCTCATCTCCCGCATTGACTACGACCTCAAAGACGCCATGCAGAAAAACAAG AAACTACAGTTTGTATGGAGAGGTTCTCCCTCTCTAAAAGAGAAGCAGCAGATCTTCACTCACACTATGGACCAGTTTAGCTATTGCACCCCATCCCAACTGCCATTTTCCAACAG CTCTGGTTTCTATTGGAATGGAGTTGCCATGTTTCCTGATCCCCCTAAAAACGGAGTTTACCCTAACATGAGCCTGCCCGTCACCAAGGAGACAGTACAAGCCTACGCCAAGACTATGGTGGAGAACATCAAGCAGAGGGCTGCGTGGTTTAGGACGAACCATGTGCTCTGGCCATGG GGCTGTGACAAACAGTTCTACAACTCATCTGTCCAGTTCAACAACATGGATCCTCTAATGAAGTACATCAACCAGAACAGCAAAGAGTTTGGGGTCACAGTCCAGTATGCTACTCTTAGTGAATACTTCCAAGCCATCTACCAATCAGATCTTGTCTGGGAGCTACGTGGGAGTGAAGATTTTCTGCCATATTCCACTG AACCGCACCAGGCGTGGACCGGGTTTTACGCCTCCAGAAATGTTCTGAAAGGAGTGGCACGACAGGCCAGCTCCCAGCTGCAGGCAGCAGAGACTCTTTTCACCCGGTACCGAATCAGCTTCCCTGACGGACCTGTAGCTAAAAACTGGGCCCTGGATAAACTCAGGGCGCTTCGCTGGGCTGTCTCAGAG GTCCAGCACCATGATGGCATCACTGGCACGGAGTCTCCCACGGTGGCAGACATGTACCTGCAGCATCTCATGCAGGCCTCGATGGGAGTGGATGAACTTCTGGCTGCACTCTTCCTGCTGCCGCACAACCTCAACATACCCAGCATCCTCGGCAGCCGCTACCACAGAAAAG GTGTTCATCAAGCTTTGGAGCAACATGTCATCGCTTACAACCCATTAGCTTGGAacaccaccactatcatcaaCGTCACTGTAACCTTCCCCACTGCGGCCGTCTTTGATGATGATGGACAACCTGTGCCTGCACag ATCCAGAAGTCCGCACATTCCAATGTGACCTACGATCTTTTCATCATGGTGGAACTTGGAGGCCTTCAGCACAGGAAATACCTGATTAAGTTCTCTGAGAAGCTTTGCTCTGGGAGGTCCAAGTGTGGCCAGACTTATAAAGCTAAAGGGGTTTTGTTCGAGAGACGGAACATCCGGGACTGGTTGAAAACAGGGAGGAGGCTCCTGCCTGTTCTGAATGAATGTTACAAGCTGATGTTTGACCAGGATACGAATCTACTGCACAGCATCACTAATCT TCAAGTAAAAATGACCGTGAGGATGACTCAGGATTTCTGGGAATACCACACAAATGGAGATGTAAAAGCAGGGCCCATCTCTGATAACTACATCTTCAGCGCTAACGGTTCTGCTGTGCGGGCCTACAAGGCTGTGGAAATGGAGATTATCCCCGGGAAGATTGTGACTGAGATCAGGCAGCACTTCTACAG AGAGGAAAGTGATAAAGACTACACCTACTCCATCACCACACGGGTCCCAGAATGCTTTGGGAGCAGACTGCAGTGTCATAGGCTGGAGCAGACCTATTCGCTGGGTCCCCTCCAGCTCAACACAGAAGTCATCCTCAGAACCAGCTCCTCCTTAAAGAACAACCAGACCCTGTACACAGATGACAATGGCTATCAGATGATGCAGAGGACATACAGGAATTTCACTAATAACACTTTAGCAAGA AACTACTTCCCCATGGTTCGGGCAGCCTACATTGAGGATGACTGCAGCAGACTGGTGCTCGTCAGCGACAGAGCCCACGGTGTGTCCAGCCAAGCCAACGGACAACTagag GTCATGCTCCATCGTCGTCTTTGGAATAACTTACCCTGGAACCTCGGCTACAACCTGACCCTCAACGACAGCTCGGTCATAAAGCCCACCCTGTGGCTGATGCTGGGCTCCATCAGTGCCACCTCCCAGCTCTACCAGAGGGAGGCAATAAAGCTGCAGCACAGACCTGTCATCATGCCCATAGACCAACCAC AGAAGCCCTGGCAGGTGGAGAAACCTAGAGAAAGGTCTCCTGTGCGTTCAGTGGTCCTGCCACCCAACCTCCACCTGCTCAGCCTCAGTATTCCTGGATGGAACTACAGCTCTGATCATGATGTTCACCTCAGCCACATTCACTCAG GTAAGGACTTGCACTCAGAGCCAGACTACGATCGGGTCCTGTTGAGAATCATGCATCTCTTTGAAGAGGGAGAAGACCCCGAGCTTTCGAAGCCAGTCACCATAAACTTGAAg GATGTTCTGCAGGGCATAGGGGAAGTACAAGTGCTGGAGGAGCGTTCTCTCACAGGAACCTGGAATATCACCAGTCTGCAGAGGTGGAAGTGGAGGACTGCAGATACCTTAGAAACAA acaACAAAAGGTGTTGGAGTTGTGGAGATGAAGCTTTCACTGTGACCATCTCACCCAAAGAGATCAGGACCTTCTTCATTCACTTTGCCTCCAGGAACTTTTAG